In the genome of Mauremys mutica isolate MM-2020 ecotype Southern chromosome 8, ASM2049712v1, whole genome shotgun sequence, one region contains:
- the C8H5orf58 gene encoding putative uncharacterized protein C5orf58 homolog, protein MFKMFKSDVADKQFSLETAIKNIDKMSSELKKLNVKSQLLLCDLTLNFSHPVKTTVSREVEEKKTDFEELHNSIKFHADASINNSSL, encoded by the exons ATGTTCAAG ATGTTTAAGAGTGATGTTGCTGACAAGCAGTTTAGCCTggaaactgcaattaaaaatattgATAAAATGTCCAGTGAGTTGAAGAAACTAAATG tgaaaagccaactGCTGCTCTGTGACCTTACTTTGAACTTCAGTCATCCTGTGAAGACCACAGTTTCAAGGGAGgtagaagaaaagaaaacagattttGAGGAATTACATAATTCCATCAAGTTCCATGCTGATGCTTCCATTAACAATTCTTCTCTTTGA